The Caldilineales bacterium genome window below encodes:
- a CDS encoding transcriptional repressor, whose product MNHPTPLTPEQRLRAAGQRITAQRSLILKLLDASEGHLDAETLHERARQEMPDINLSTVYRTLTVLKEAGLVEQRYFARDHSREYFEPSTAVEHYHFTCLGCGRVVEFDTPLIAKVRTDLQTQHSVQIRHACICFEGVCAVCAAKAPAHPLPATTTLQGAP is encoded by the coding sequence ATGAACCACCCCACGCCACTCACCCCCGAACAACGCCTGCGAGCCGCTGGCCAGCGCATCACCGCTCAACGCAGCCTGATCCTGAAGCTACTGGACGCCAGCGAAGGGCATCTAGATGCCGAGACCCTGCACGAGCGCGCCCGGCAAGAGATGCCGGACATCAACCTCTCCACCGTCTACCGCACCCTGACCGTGCTCAAAGAGGCCGGCCTGGTCGAACAGCGCTACTTCGCTCGTGACCACAGCCGGGAGTACTTCGAGCCTTCGACAGCAGTGGAGCACTATCACTTCACCTGTCTGGGCTGTGGCCGCGTGGTCGAGTTCGACACCCCCCTCATCGCCAAAGTGCGCACCGACTTACAGACGCAGCACAGCGTACAGATCCGCCATGCCTGCATCTGCTTCGAAGGCGTCTGCGCGGTCTGCGCGGCCAAAGCGCCGGCGCACCCCCTCCCTGCAACTACCACCTTACAAGGAGCACCGTAA
- a CDS encoding iron ABC transporter permease yields the protein MNTTDARTLPTSERWTRASTPRRPPIVLIVAAILVAGLLLLPLLYLLIRVSGIGSETLAAALRPRTVQVMTNSIGLAAVVTLAAAIIGVPLAWLTVRTDLPGRQMWSVLASLPLVIPSYVGAFALVAFWGPRGMLQEWLAPFGVERLPEIYGFAGAAYALTLFTYPYLLLTVRAGLLRTDPSLEEAARSLGLGRQRIFWQVTLPSLRPSIAAGALLVALYTLSDFGAVSMLRFSSFTRAIYISYQSSFDRSLAALLSLLLVGITVVVLAAEQRTQNRARYYRLGAGAGRQARPIPLGRWKWPALAFCAGIVVIALAAPVGVIAIWLLRGLVSGQSLAPLGPEAVNSVTAAALAALAATLAALPFAYLSVRFPGRLTLLAERVAYVGHGLPGIVVALSLVFFGANYATALYQTLPMLVFAYVILFLPQALGAQRATLLQTSPRLEEAARSLGLAPARVWWRVTLPLLRPGVLAGAALVFLTAIKELPATLLLAPTGFSTLATDIWSAASEAFFARAAAPALVLVLISALGLFLFLSQEHGPHSS from the coding sequence TTGAACACCACCGACGCGCGCACCCTGCCCACTTCGGAGCGATGGACACGGGCATCCACCCCCCGGCGACCACCGATCGTCCTGATCGTGGCGGCGATCCTGGTCGCCGGGCTGCTGTTACTCCCCCTGCTCTACCTGCTAATCCGGGTTTCGGGCATCGGCAGCGAGACCCTGGCCGCGGCGCTACGCCCGCGCACCGTCCAGGTCATGACCAACAGCATTGGCCTGGCCGCCGTCGTCACCCTGGCCGCCGCCATCATCGGCGTACCGCTGGCCTGGCTCACCGTCCGCACCGACTTGCCGGGCCGCCAGATGTGGAGCGTCCTCGCCAGCCTGCCGCTCGTCATCCCCAGCTATGTGGGGGCCTTTGCCCTGGTGGCCTTTTGGGGGCCGCGGGGGATGCTGCAAGAATGGCTGGCGCCGTTCGGGGTCGAGCGTCTGCCCGAGATCTACGGCTTTGCCGGCGCCGCCTACGCCCTGACCCTCTTCACCTACCCCTACCTCCTGCTGACGGTGCGGGCCGGGCTGCTGCGGACGGACCCCAGCCTGGAAGAGGCGGCGCGCAGCCTGGGGCTAGGCCGCCAGCGCATCTTCTGGCAGGTGACGCTGCCCAGCCTGCGGCCTTCCATCGCCGCCGGCGCCCTGTTGGTGGCGTTGTACACGCTCAGCGACTTCGGGGCCGTATCGATGTTGCGCTTCAGCAGTTTCACCCGCGCCATCTACATCTCCTATCAGAGCAGTTTCGACCGCAGCCTGGCGGCTCTGCTCTCGCTCTTGCTGGTGGGAATCACGGTGGTGGTGCTGGCAGCCGAGCAGCGCACCCAAAACCGGGCGCGCTACTACCGGCTGGGGGCCGGGGCCGGGCGCCAGGCTCGCCCCATCCCCCTGGGCCGCTGGAAATGGCCGGCGCTGGCCTTCTGCGCTGGCATCGTCGTCATCGCCCTGGCGGCGCCGGTTGGCGTCATCGCCATCTGGCTGCTGCGCGGCCTGGTTTCGGGCCAGTCGCTGGCCCCGCTCGGCCCCGAGGCCGTGAACAGCGTGACCGCCGCGGCGCTGGCGGCCCTGGCCGCCACGCTCGCCGCCCTCCCCTTCGCCTACCTGTCCGTGCGCTTCCCTGGCCGGCTGACGCTGCTGGCCGAGCGCGTGGCCTATGTGGGGCATGGTCTGCCAGGCATCGTCGTCGCCCTCAGCCTCGTCTTTTTCGGCGCCAACTACGCCACCGCCCTCTACCAGACCTTGCCGATGCTGGTCTTCGCCTATGTCATCCTCTTCCTGCCGCAGGCATTGGGCGCCCAACGGGCCACACTGCTGCAAACCAGTCCCCGTCTGGAAGAAGCCGCCCGCAGCCTGGGGCTGGCGCCGGCGAGGGTCTGGTGGCGGGTGACTTTGCCGCTGCTGCGGCCCGGCGTGCTGGCCGGGGCGGCGCTGGTCTTCCTGACCGCCATCAAGGAACTCCCCGCCACCCTCTTGCTGGCGCCCACCGGCTTCAGCACCCTGGCCACCGACATCTGGTCCGCCGCATCCGAGGCCTTCTTTGCCCGCGCCGCCGCCCCGGCCCTGGTGCTGGTGCTCATCTCCGCCCTGGGGCTGTTCCTCTTTCTCAGCCAGGAACACGGCCCACACTCCTCCTGA
- a CDS encoding ABC transporter ATP-binding protein — protein MTPPADPPAAGPASASGWSLCLRAVSKHFNGVEAARQVSFELRRGQLLALLGPSGCGKTTTLRLIAGFETPDAGEIEIGGRLVAGPGLHIPPEKRRVGMVFQEYALFPHLSLGDNVGFGLRGYAGDKKRRVAEVLELVGLAGLEQRMPHELSGGQQQRVALARALAPEPDLVLLDEPFSNLDAGLRLRVRAEVRSILKHANATAVFVTHDQEEALSLVDQVAVMLEGTVQQVATPRQLYYQPVSRAVAAFIGDSNFIAGVGHGRWVECELGRLETQVEVWGPVDILLRPENIDVRPAPQGSGCRVREVVFFGHDQLVQINVHADLRLDARLGPTYQFFPGQPVEIRVVGPVMAYASAAARD, from the coding sequence ATGACGCCCCCCGCCGATCCCCCTGCCGCCGGCCCTGCCTCTGCTTCCGGGTGGAGCCTGTGCCTGCGCGCCGTCTCCAAGCACTTCAACGGCGTCGAGGCCGCGCGGCAGGTGAGTTTCGAGTTACGCCGGGGCCAGCTTTTGGCGCTGCTGGGGCCAAGCGGCTGTGGCAAAACGACGACGCTGCGCCTGATCGCCGGCTTCGAGACGCCCGATGCCGGGGAGATCGAGATCGGCGGGCGGCTGGTGGCGGGGCCGGGCCTGCACATCCCGCCAGAGAAGCGGCGCGTAGGCATGGTCTTCCAGGAATACGCCCTTTTCCCGCACCTCAGCCTGGGCGACAATGTCGGCTTTGGGCTGCGGGGCTACGCCGGCGACAAGAAGCGCCGCGTGGCCGAGGTGTTGGAGCTGGTGGGCCTGGCCGGGCTGGAGCAACGGATGCCCCACGAGCTAAGCGGCGGCCAACAACAGCGCGTGGCCCTGGCCCGCGCCCTGGCCCCCGAACCCGACCTGGTGCTGCTAGACGAACCCTTTAGCAATCTGGATGCCGGGCTACGGCTGCGGGTGCGGGCCGAGGTGCGCAGCATCCTCAAGCACGCCAACGCCACCGCCGTCTTCGTCACCCATGACCAGGAAGAAGCCCTGAGCCTGGTCGATCAGGTAGCGGTGATGCTGGAGGGGACGGTGCAGCAGGTGGCGACGCCGCGCCAGTTGTACTATCAGCCCGTCAGCCGGGCGGTGGCCGCCTTCATCGGCGACTCCAATTTCATCGCCGGGGTTGGCCACGGTCGCTGGGTCGAGTGTGAATTGGGGCGGCTGGAGACGCAGGTGGAGGTCTGGGGGCCGGTGGACATCCTGCTGCGGCCAGAAAACATCGACGTCAGGCCCGCCCCGCAGGGTTCTGGCTGCCGCGTGCGCGAGGTGGTCTTTTTTGGCCACGACCAGTTGGTGCAGATCAACGTGCACGCCGATCTCCGTCTCGATGCCCGGCTCGGCCCCACCTATCAGTTCTTTCCCGGCCAGCCGGTGGAGATCCGGGTTGTCGGCCCGGTCATGGCCTATGCCAGCGCCGCGGCGCGGGACTGA
- a CDS encoding wax ester/triacylglycerol synthase family O-acyltransferase: MAKQAMSNVDAAWLHMEDPTNLMMINGFFRFEQAPDFARVRATLEQRLLRFRRFRQRVADSRLPLRPPAWEDDPNFDIDAHLHRIALPAPGDDATLTEVVNHLASSPLDFSKPLWQFHMIEGYEGGSLLFCRLHHCIADGIALMQVMLSLCDANADAPWPSAESDETHRRRDSALSGLIRPAANAFAVGRKVTEGVVSEGMSMLRNPARLLDRTREAGSYAQSLGRLVALPPDPKTSFKGHLGVSKHTAWSDPLPLDEIKQMGRSMDATVNDVLMTLVSGALRRYLISRDDRVDGLDIRAMVPVNLRSPEEAIKLGNHFGLVVMALPIGIAEPLERLVVVKKRMDDLKSSPEAVVGFAILQAMGFAPTEVESMGVQFFASKASLVLTNVPGPRQKLYFAGSRIDGLMFWVPQSGRMGLGVSIISYAGEVVVGVITDAGLASDPESIVEALHTEFEEMKELIAQVEANAYQGAVPIAAAGELGLCKATTQAGKPCKNRAMAGSAYCRVHARLVGDSEDLQRM; encoded by the coding sequence ATGGCCAAGCAAGCAATGTCGAACGTGGATGCAGCCTGGCTGCACATGGAAGACCCCACCAACTTGATGATGATCAACGGTTTCTTTCGCTTCGAGCAAGCGCCGGACTTTGCTCGCGTGCGGGCGACGTTGGAACAACGCTTGCTGCGTTTCCGCCGCTTTCGGCAGCGAGTCGCTGATTCGCGCTTGCCTCTGCGCCCGCCCGCCTGGGAAGATGACCCCAATTTCGATATCGATGCCCACCTGCATCGCATCGCCCTGCCCGCCCCTGGCGATGACGCCACCCTGACCGAGGTGGTGAACCATCTGGCCAGTTCGCCCCTCGATTTCAGCAAGCCCCTGTGGCAGTTCCACATGATCGAAGGCTATGAGGGCGGCTCGCTGCTCTTTTGCCGCCTCCACCATTGCATCGCCGACGGTATCGCCCTGATGCAGGTGATGCTTTCGCTGTGCGACGCCAACGCCGATGCCCCCTGGCCGAGCGCCGAAAGCGATGAGACGCACCGCCGGCGCGATTCGGCCTTGAGCGGTCTCATCCGCCCGGCCGCCAATGCCTTTGCCGTGGGCCGGAAAGTGACGGAAGGGGTGGTGAGCGAGGGGATGAGTATGTTGCGGAATCCCGCCCGGTTGCTCGATCGCACACGCGAGGCTGGCAGCTATGCCCAGTCGCTGGGCCGGCTGGTGGCTCTGCCTCCCGATCCGAAAACCTCGTTCAAAGGCCATCTGGGGGTGAGCAAGCACACGGCCTGGTCCGACCCGCTGCCGCTGGACGAGATCAAGCAGATGGGGCGGTCGATGGATGCCACGGTCAACGATGTGCTGATGACGCTGGTCAGTGGCGCCCTACGGCGTTATCTGATCAGCCGCGATGACAGGGTGGATGGTCTCGATATCCGGGCGATGGTGCCGGTGAACCTGCGTTCGCCCGAGGAAGCGATCAAGTTGGGCAATCACTTTGGGCTGGTGGTGATGGCGCTGCCCATCGGCATTGCCGAGCCATTGGAGCGGCTGGTGGTGGTCAAGAAGCGCATGGACGACCTGAAAAGCTCGCCCGAAGCGGTGGTGGGATTTGCGATTTTGCAGGCCATGGGGTTTGCCCCCACCGAAGTCGAGAGCATGGGCGTGCAGTTTTTTGCCTCGAAGGCGAGTTTGGTGCTGACGAATGTGCCGGGGCCGCGCCAGAAGCTCTATTTTGCTGGCAGCCGCATCGACGGGCTGATGTTCTGGGTGCCGCAGTCGGGGCGGATGGGGTTGGGCGTGAGCATCATCAGCTATGCCGGCGAGGTCGTCGTGGGGGTGATCACCGACGCCGGTCTGGCGTCGGATCCGGAGTCGATCGTCGAGGCGCTGCACACCGAATTCGAGGAGATGAAGGAGCTGATCGCCCAGGTGGAGGCGAATGCCTACCAGGGGGCGGTGCCCATCGCCGCCGCGGGCGAGCTGGGGTTGTGCAAGGCGACGACGCAGGCGGGGAAGCCGTGCAAGAATCGGGCCATGGCCGGCTCCGCCTATTGCCGCGTCCATGCCCGGCTGGTGGGTGATAGCGAGGATTTGCAACGCATGTAG
- a CDS encoding extracellular solute-binding protein, whose translation MFSPFRRLSFVLASLILILTAAACQPPAPQTAPTAVADPAPAVTAEADPEPFASPEADPEPAATFVPSGGSLVIYSGRSENLVGPLIEMFEQETGIETQVRYGETAEMAATIMEEGPNSPADIFFAQDAGALGALSSAGRLQALDDDLLEAVPAAFRSAKGDWVGASGRARVVVYNTNEVQESELPQDIWGFTDPAWKGKLGWAPTNGSFQAFVTALRLLEGEDRAREWLEAMMAYGIKEYPNNTAIVEAVGKGEIAAGFVNHYYLLQFKSEQGDAFPAANHFLAAGDAGAMVNVAGAGILATSKQPEVAEQFIAFLLGEKAQTYFATTTNEYPLRPGIATNPVLKPLAEIQSPSLDLNRLDDLQTTLALLQDVGALQ comes from the coding sequence ATGTTTTCTCCCTTCCGCCGTTTGTCCTTCGTCCTCGCCTCACTCATTCTGATTCTGACGGCGGCAGCCTGCCAGCCGCCCGCGCCCCAAACCGCCCCCACCGCCGTGGCCGACCCTGCACCGGCCGTCACAGCCGAGGCCGATCCCGAGCCTTTCGCCAGCCCCGAGGCCGACCCGGAGCCTGCCGCCACCTTCGTCCCTTCTGGCGGCAGCCTGGTGATCTATTCTGGCCGCAGCGAAAACCTGGTCGGGCCGTTGATCGAGATGTTCGAGCAGGAAACCGGCATCGAAACCCAGGTTCGCTATGGCGAGACGGCCGAAATGGCGGCCACAATCATGGAAGAAGGCCCCAACAGCCCCGCCGACATCTTTTTCGCCCAGGATGCAGGGGCGTTGGGTGCGCTTTCGAGCGCCGGCCGGCTGCAAGCCCTTGACGATGACCTGCTCGAAGCCGTGCCCGCCGCCTTTCGCAGCGCCAAAGGTGATTGGGTGGGCGCCAGCGGCCGGGCGCGGGTGGTCGTCTACAACACAAACGAGGTGCAGGAATCCGAGCTGCCGCAAGACATCTGGGGCTTCACCGACCCGGCCTGGAAAGGAAAACTGGGCTGGGCGCCCACCAACGGCAGTTTCCAGGCCTTCGTCACCGCCTTGCGCCTGCTCGAGGGCGAAGACCGGGCCAGGGAATGGCTGGAAGCAATGATGGCCTACGGGATCAAGGAATACCCGAACAACACGGCCATCGTCGAGGCCGTCGGCAAGGGCGAGATCGCAGCCGGATTTGTCAACCATTACTACCTGCTGCAATTCAAATCCGAACAGGGCGATGCCTTCCCCGCCGCCAACCATTTCCTGGCCGCCGGAGATGCCGGGGCCATGGTCAACGTGGCGGGAGCAGGCATCCTCGCTACCAGCAAGCAGCCCGAGGTCGCCGAACAATTCATTGCCTTCCTTCTCGGCGAGAAAGCCCAAACCTACTTCGCCACCACCACCAACGAATACCCCTTGCGCCCCGGCATCGCGACCAACCCCGTGCTCAAGCCTCTGGCCGAGATCCAAAGCCCCTCTCTCGATCTCAATCGCCTTGATGACTTGCAGACGACGCTCGCGCTGCTGCAAGATGTGGGCGCCCTGCAATAG